TCTTACATCGACCTAATCTTGAGGGAGACATCGGATCCGATGAGTTTGAGTTCCAAATCTCTTCCTCATCTCAATATTCACCTAAATCTTGCTATCAGAGCCCGGCCGATGAGCTCTTCCCTGACGGGCAAATAGTTCCACTCGAGAACATGGATACTGTCAACAAAGAGAGCTCGCAGGCTCCAAATACTAGGGCTAGATTTTCTACTGCTTATAGCTCTATGGATATTCTTACTGTCGAGCTTCTTAGATGCAGGGAATTGAGCCCCGATAACCATGGAGCCGGCGGTGAGAACCAGCGGCTAGTCGGCGAGTTCAAGGAGGAGGAGACAGCTCAAACCAGGTATGCGAACAGCTTGTTACTTTTCGTGTCAACATTAATGATGTATTAGTTTTACCCAAGGAAGAATCCTCCAGAAAGTCTGATTGATAGTCTTTTGGATTAAGGGATGCATGGCTTGCTAGTTTTCCATCTTTCCCGTTGACCGGTCAGCATTGGCCTATGATTCAAGGTCTCGGCCAGAATGGCCTTGGTAGGTCAAATGCACCATTTGAAAGGGTGCCAGATTTTTGAAGGTCAATTAGGAAATACAAAGGCTAATGCTATGCTAACCTTGCCCTACGTAGGACTTTTGAACAAATAGACGCAGAAAATAGACTATGAGAAAAAGCTAGGAAGGGTACCATTAAACACTCTTCGAATAGATAGACTGAGCAATCTCACGAAGACTATTTTGTGGACTGCTATGATAGATATTCTTTCTAATTTattggatattttattttctgattttcatgGATGTATTTACTATAGGCTAgtttaataaattcaatttcaccataaaaacaaaaaagatggATACATATAGAAAAGCATGGAAGGGCATCTTTAATGCTATTCAAAGTTCTAAACAGAGAAAAGCTAGGAAGGGCATCTTTTAGCACCACACAAATTAGACAAAGATAGGAGGTTAGGAAgggcaccttttttttttttttgctaaaagcgGGTTTTCATACAaaacgtgtacgaatacacccaataaagtcaaaaaatactaGCTCACGGAGAGCCAGAggcagctccccctcccccacccaCAAGGTATATCCTGAATGATGAGCCGCGAAGGCAGCCACCTagtcggctgccccattggcttctcgAAATACATGCTTCGCCTGAATGGCCACCCCAACCCCACACATCATCCCTATGTCCCGAACCAAGGGGTGGTCTGAGCCCTCACCCCTCAGCCCCTTCTGAATCCAACTGATGACTGtggctgagtcgccctccaaaaCAATCGAGCCAGCCTGCAAAGCCTGCCTCGCATATCGAAGACCGGCTCAGGCAGCTCGTAACTCTGCCCCGGGGACCGACGTGCCGAACAGCTGACAGCCCCCTGCTGCCACGACTTTGGAGTGCGGGTCCCGTATCACAAAGCCCGCACCGCCTCGCGCACCTCCATCCAAAACCGATCCatcgaaattgaccttgaggaaactcgggggtgggggttcccaggtgaagaacaccatctgagaagctgccgaagcagaaagagaaccccaggtgtcccgagctatcagagGTCCATCTGAAGAGGATCTGATCTCCAATGCCTGTACGCGCGCTAGCTCCACCAcgaacctcggtgacaccctgcgctcaccgagggtacgagcgttccttgccagccagatctgatgtgCTGTGCAAGTCGCTCGAATAGCCTCCTGACATGTCCGAGGGCGGACCAACCACTGCTGCATCGTCTGTAAAAACTGAGGCCTCCCATGCCAGACCTCCTGCGGGAACCCTGCCCACTGCCATGCCAACCTCGCCCACGAACACTGGAAAAGCACGTGGTCGACCGACTCCTCCACACTGCATGTCCCGCACTCCGCAGGGATCTCACATCCTCGCCTACTCAGCGCTGCTCTCGTCGGGAGACGgtcccatgccaccttccatagGAAAAGTGCAGCCCTCGGGTGAAGCCCTGACCTCCAGATCCAAGTGTAGTCCGGCCCTGGCTCATGCTCCTGCTGGATAACACCGGCGAGATCTCCCAGTCGGACCCTGGATCGGCAGGAAGTGCCCCAAACCCTAACATCAGGCCCCCCATAGCCTGGCACCGGAAGAGACCGGATCCTCTCAGTTAGATGTACCCCGAACAGCTGACGTAACCTGGCCACATCCCATGCTGACTCTCCTGGGGCCAGAAGATCAAAAACCCGCAGTCCCTCCGCCGCCGCAGTATCAATCATGGTCGGCCAGCACCTCAGTGGGACAGTGTCCACCCATGGGTCCGCAGTCACATCAATACTCCGCCCATCGCCTACTATCCACCTGGTATTTGCCGACACCGTCGGcacatacctcccaatctcacgccacatgaaggagactCGCCGCCCACTCCATGCCACCTCTGAGCCGTCACGTCCATATCTGGCggccatcacctgactccacaACCCGTGTGGCTCTAGCAGGAACCGAGCTGCATGCCGAGCAATGAAGGCCTCGCGACGCTCCAGCAGGGACTGCACCCCGAGACCGCCCTCGCTGGTAGGCCGGCATACGTGCTCCCAGGCTACCAGATGCACCCCGCGGCCTCCGCCATGTGACCCCCACAGGAAGCACCGCAACAGTCGCTCAATCCTCAGTAAGGTCGTCTTCGGAACcacagtgttggccatgagataaACTGGCATGGACCCCAACACTGATCTGATCAAAGTCAGTCTCCCCATCATAGATAGGAAAACTGCTCTCCATCCCTCCAACCTGCTCTCCACCCGCTGCACCAGGCTGGAGCACTCTGCCACTCGTAATCTGCGGCCTGTGATGGGAACTCCCAGGTAGGTCAATGTCTCCTCCTGCTCAGGAATCTGCAAAATCCCACGAATCTCCTGTCTGACCCTGCTCTCCGTACTCGGACTGAAGCGGACAGCTGACTTTTGGAAGTTGACTCTCTGGCCCGACGCCATACAGTAGTCTGCTACCACCCTACGAAGGACCCGTGCATCAGAAACCCGCGCTCTGGCCAAAAGAAGACAATCGTCAGTGAAGAGTAAGTGGGAAAGAGGACTAGCCCCCGGGGCGGGAACATAGGCCTCCAGCTCCCTACAGGCACACACCCTCTGCAAATCACGAGACAAAATATCAGCACAAAGAATAAACAAGTAAGGAGATAAAGGGCATCCCTGACGCAGCCCCATCGTAGACTCAAAGAAAGGAGGTGTGCCATTGACCAAAATCGAAAACTTTGGCCCCCTGACACACCCCAGCACCCAGTCGATCCACTGCCTATGGAATCCGTACGCCTCCAGTGTCTGCTGAAGAAATCTCCATCTGATCCTGTCATAAgctctctccatatccagcttaaTAGCCATCAGGCTATGTCGCTTCGATGCTCGCTGAaggtcccacatcatctcctgagccCGCAGAACATTATGGGAAATGTTTCTGCCAGCTATAAACGCCCCCTGCTTCTAACTGATGATGCCAGGCAGAAGGGGCTTCATCCTCCAAACCATAATTCTGGCCACTACCTTATACAAGGTAGTGCACAGGCTAATGGGTCTGAAGTGACAGGGCTCGGCCGCCTCCTGACGCTTCGGAATGAGCGTGATGAAGGTAGCCTTCCAATCCCCCGGCATCACCGCCTGGGAGAAGAAGCACTGAATGGCCTCAACCACCGCTGTCTGAATAATACCCCAATAACGTCGAAAGAAAAACGGGGGAAACCCATCTGGTCCCGGAGCCTTGTCTGGAGCCAAAGCCCAGACTGCCTCCTGAACCTCCTGTGCCGACACCGGTCGGACCAGGGCTACGTTCTCATCATCCTCGATCCTCACATCCACCCGCGGAGGAGGGATGGGATCACTGTCGTcggactcctcctcctccgtccaTCTGGTGCGGAAGAAATCCAACAAGGTCTGACGAATGGAGGGCTCACCTTCCACCCGATGTCCCGACCCATCTCGCAGCGAGTGAATCGTGCTCCACTGCCTCCGAATAATCGTAGTCCGGTGAAAGAAACTAGTATTGCGGTCACCCTCACGCACCCACTGGACTCGAGATTTCTGACGCCAGAAGATCTCGTGCTGTCGTAGGAGGGAGTGGTGCGTCGCTAGAAGCCCCCGAAGGTCACCCATATCGCTCGACGAAAGCGTGCCTTCCAAATCTTCTTTCGACTGCAACTCGGAGATCGCGGTCTCAACCCCCTCCACTCTCCAGAAGATATCGCCCACAACCTCGCGGTTCCATCGCCGGAGACGCCTCTTGGCCAACTCTAGTTTGCGCGACACCCGGTGCATAGCGTCACCACGCACCGGGAGACGCCTGCATCACGTACAATATCCCAGGACTGGGGGTAcgatagccaaaccttctcaaagcgAAAGGGGCTATGATGCCTGGGTCCCAGTGATGTAGAAATCAGCAGGGGGCAGTGGTCCGAGGCGATCCGAGGTAAGTGAGTAACCCTGCAGGTCGGAAAGAGAAGAAACCAGTCTGGGGACGCAAAGGCCCTGTCCAGAcgctcccaaaccctagcactgccaagctgattattgcaccaagtAAACTGAGGTCCTGAGTAACCTAAGTCCACCAGGCCCGTGCGTGACACAAAATCCCGGAACTCCCTCCTGTCCACTCTATCCGTGAAGGCTGCCCCTCCCCTCTTATCACCCGAACTCAGGATGCAATTGAAGTCACCAACTACAACTGTCGGGACACCCTGGGCAGTGAGACTCGCAATCTCCTGCCAGAGGACTCTCCTGACCCTGTGATTCGTGCTCGCATACACCCCACACAAAACCCACGGAGGAGCATCAGGTGCCGATACAACCATAACTACCTGCTGAGAGCAGTTGTGGAAGACATCAAAAGTCGCCACCCCACGCCTCCACAGGAGCAAGATACCTCCCGACAACCCCTGGGACTCGACTGCGTATGTCTCCCAGTCCCTCCCCAGACGTCGTCTCAGACGTGCAAGCCCCTCACCAGATAGCCGGGTCTCACTAAGGACGCAGATCTCTGGGCAATGAATTTGCACTAACCGTTTGAAGGAAGACATGAAGGACGGCTTGGCtgcccccctacaattccaagCTAGGATCCTCATGGATCACAGTCCACATAGTCGGCCTCAGACCCGTCCTCCCCCTGGTAAGCGGGGCCAGCCTCAGGTACGATGCCTGGGCCCATCCCCTGCTCGTCAGGAGTGGACGGCATGACTGCCGCCCTGATACGCTGCACGGTAGTCATGTGGTCCGTACCCTCTCCTGGTCTCGGTGGCGCGGCCTGACACCCCTCCGGAAAAGGCCTGAGGTGATCCCTGGCCCTGCTCCCGCTAGAGGAGTCTTCCCCCTGCTCATCCGCAACCAGGGGCAGAGGGCCAAACCGGAAGACTCCATCGGGGCCAGTACCACCCTGCACAGCCCATGGCTGTACCTCACTCAGGGGGGCGTGGCCACCGTGCTCTCCTCGAGAGAGGGGGCTGTACCGAAAAGGCCCAGCAGACTCCTCGCCCAGGCCCTGCACCGCGAGTACGGCGCAACTCCCCGGGCCCGAAGCTGGCTGGGCCGTTGGGCCAGCAGCAGCTTGGCCCAAGGATGCAACCGCGGGCTGGGTCGGAAGGCCCACCACCCGCGGTTCCACAGCAGACCGCGCGGCCTGCTGGCCGCGCGTAACGTCGCGCGGGCCCAGCGGAACCTGGGCCCCCGCGACCACAGCACCGGGCGGTGCGTCCCTGGATGTGGACGCGCCGATGGCGCGCGGCGCGACAGCGGCGCGCGGCGCGCCAACGGCGTCAGCCGCGCCGAGCGCACGGCCCCCATCCTGGGCCGCCCCCACCGGCCCACGGCCCCGGCCCCGACGCCCGGCCCTCTGGGCCCGGGCGCGCTGGGCTGGCCCGTGCTGTTGGCCCCGGCCCACAACGGTAAGGGCCAGTTGGGCCCCCTGCCGAGACTCCCCAGCTGGGCCAAGGCCCGCCAGCGGCCTCGGCCGCTTCTGGGTTTGGACGCGGGCCGCAGCCGCCCGGCTGGACTCCGGATCGGCCCGACTCGGGCCTTCGCCGAGACACAGACTCGGCCCCGGGTCCCCCAACTCggacaggagatcgtccgagtcAGCTTGGAGGGGGCCGAAGGAGAGCGCCGGGAGCCCATCCCCCCCACCGGCTAGCGGAGACCGGCGGCGTGCCACCTTCGCTGGAACCTCAGGGCCAGGTAGCCGTCCGCAAGCGGGACGGCCACCACCTCCTTCAACTTTGAGCGGGCGGCGACATCTTTCGCCACCCACTCTGCTGGGACGCGGCGGCCGAAGCTACGGGCCACCGCCGCCCTCCCTTCCCACTCGAGCCGGGCCGCCGCAATCGGTTCCTCCGGAGGAGTCAAGACCTCCGGAAAGCAGCGGCTCAGCCGCTCCACCTCCGCAGCCGTGGGCCACTGAGTCACCCACGGCCCCGGCCTCGTCCAAGCGTTAGGGCCCTTACCTTTTCCTCTCGCCGGTCCTTCCGTTGCCGTCCCCGCCGGTTGCTTCCCCTTCGGATCCATCGGAGGCCCTGCAAGGAAGAGGAGAGTAAGTAGTAGCAGCCCAGGGATCGCCGAGGTGTTCGTGTCGTTCGCCCCGCCGCCCGAAGACCTTAGGTGGCCGGCCTCCCGCGACACCAGAGAACCCCCGTCGCCTAGCACACCGCCGAGGGGTTCGTCGGTTTCTCAGTGCCCCTGGTCCGCTGCGCCGGCCTCGTCTCAGGGCCACTTTCTCAGAGACGAGCAGTCGTGTCGCTCGCCCCGCCGCCCGAAGACCTTAGGCGGCTGGCCTCTCGCAACACCGGGGAGACCCCGTCGCCTAGCACACCGCCGGAAGGTGCTCCGGCGGGATACTAGCCGTTGTGAACGTCGGTAACCTGTCAACGGCGGGATAGCCGTTGGCGCTTTCTCAGAGTTTCGTCAGTCAGGACTCTGTTTGCTCCCACCCAGGAAGGGCACCTTTTGACGCTTGCCTGGTGAAGGGCAATGGTCTGGGTGGCATCCTCAAACCTTCTAACTTCTAGGTCAAGCTTCAAGCC
The Phoenix dactylifera cultivar Barhee BC4 chromosome 3, palm_55x_up_171113_PBpolish2nd_filt_p, whole genome shotgun sequence DNA segment above includes these coding regions:
- the LOC120110122 gene encoding uncharacterized protein LOC120110122, translated to MDPKGKQPAGTATEGPARGKGKGPNAWTRPGPWVTQWPTAAEVERLSRCFPEVLTPPEEPIAAARLEWEGRAAVARSFGRRVPAEWVAKDVAARSKLKEVVAVPLADGYLALRGAAKPSFMSSFKRLVQIHCPEICVLSETRLSGEGLARLRRRLGRDWETYAVESQGLSGGILLLWRRGVATFDVFHNCSQQVVMVVSAPDAPPWVLCGVYASTNHRVRRVLWQEIASLTAQGVPTVVVGDFNCILSSGDKRGGAAFTDRVDRREFRDFVSRTGLVDLGYSGPQFTWCNNQLGSARVWERLDRAFASPDWRLPVRGDAMHRVSRKLELAKRRLRRWNREVVGDIFWRVEGVETAISELQSKEDLEGTLSSSDMGDLRGLLATHHSLLRQHEIFWRQKSRVQWVREGDRNTSFFHRTTIIRRQWSTIHSLRDGSGHRVEGEPSIRQTLLDFFRTRWTEEEESDDSDPIPPPRVDVRIEDDENVALVRPVSAQEVQEAVWALAPDKAPGPDGFPPFFFRRYWGIIQTAVVEAIQCFFSQAVMPGDWKATFITLIPKRQEAAEPCHFRPISLCTTLYKEMMWDLQRASKRHSLMAIKLDMERAYDRIRWRFLQQTLEAYGFHRQWIDWVLGCVRGPKFSILVNGTPPFFESTMGLRQGCPLSPYLFILCADILSRDLQRVCACRELEAYVPAPGASPLSHLLFTDDCLLLARARVSDARVLRRVVADYCMASGQRVNFQKSAVRFSPSTESRVRQEIRGILQIPEQEETLTYLGVPITGRRLRVAECSSLVQRVESRLEGWRAVFLSMMGRLTLIRSVLGSMPVYLMANTVVPKTTLLRIERLLRCFLWGSHGGGRGVHLVAWEHVCRPTSEGGLGVQSLLERREAFIARHAARFLLEPHGLWSQVMAARYGRDGSEVAWSGRRVSFMWREIGRYVPTVSANTRWIVGDGRSIDVTADPWVDTVPLRCWPTMIDTAAAEGLRVFDLLAPGESAWDVARLRQLFGVHLTERIRSLPVPGYGGPDVRVWGTSCRSRVRLGDLAGVIQQEHEPGPDYTWIWRSGLHPRAALFLWKVAWDRLPTRAALSRRGCEIPAECGTCSVEESVDHVLFQCSWARLAWQWAGFPQEVWHGRPQFLQTMQQWLVRPRTCQEAIRATCTAHQIWLALQAGSIVLEGDSATVISWIQKGLRGEGSDHPLVRDIGMMCGVGVAIQAKHVFREANGAAD